One window of Ziziphus jujuba cultivar Dongzao chromosome 5, ASM3175591v1 genomic DNA carries:
- the LOC107404635 gene encoding WAT1-related protein At1g21890 gives MEDPKSPCDKLIQGMNKMKPYLAMVSLQFGYAGMYVISLVSLNHGMNHYVLSVYRHIIAVLVIAPFAFVLERKIRPKMTLPIFLRIMLLGFLEPVFAQNLYNVGMKYTSATFASATVNILPAITFILALIFRLESVNFKNIHSVAKVIGTTVTVAGAVVTTMYKGPSLDIFQFHGQGRQLHHTTTTTSSDEHWVTGTLMLLARCGGWSSFFVLQSFTLKKYPAELSLTAWICFMGALEGAVVTLVMERDTGVWAIGLDSRLLAAAYSGVVCSGIAYYMQGKVMKERGPVFVTAFSPLCMIITAALGAIVLAEQVHLGSLIGAIIIVFGLYSLVWGKSKDPKGLAASEDPLDETTSSVSLELPVTITSSTKSSTKITEC, from the exons ATGGAAGACCCAAAAAGTCCATGTGACAAGTTGATTCAGGGAATGAACAAAATGAAACCTTACTTGGCTATGGTCTCCCTGCAATTTGGATATGCTGGGATGTATGTCATCAGCTTAGTCTCCTTGAATCATGGCATGAATCACTATGTACTCTCTGTGTACCGCCATATCATTGCGGTTCTCGTCATCGCTCCCTTTGCCTTCGTTCTAGAAAG GAAAATAAGGCCAAAGATGACTCTACCAATCTTCCTGAGAATAATGCTGCTTGGTTTTCTAGA GCCAGTGTTTGCTCAGAATTTATACAATGTGGGAATGAAGTACACCTCAGCAACATTTGCGTCAGCCACTGTTAATATCCTTCCTGCCATTACCTTCATATTGGCTCTTATTTTCag gtTAGAAAGTGTCAACTTCAAGAACATACACAGCGTAGCAAAGGTTATTGGAACCACGGTGACCGTGGCAGGAGCAGTAGTGACAACTATGTACAAAGGTCCGAGCCTGGACATATTCCAATTCCATGGACAAGGACGACAACTCCAccacaccaccaccaccacctcctccGACGAGCACTGGGTCACCGGCACCTTAATGCTCCTTGCCAGATGCGGCGGTTGGTCCAGCTTCTTTGTTTTGCAG TCATTTACATTGAAGAAATATCCGGCGGAGCTTTCTCTAACAGCGTGGATATGCTTCATGGGTGCATTGGAAGGTGCAGTTGTCACACTTGTCATGGAACGTGACACCGGAGTCTGGGCCATAGGCTTGGACTCGAGGCTTCTCGCCGCTGCTTACTCT GGTGTGGTTTGTTCTGGAATAGCATATTATATGCAAGGCAAGGTGATGAAGGAGAGAGGTCCAGTTTTTGTTACCGCTTTCAGTCCTCTATGCATGATCATCACGGCGGCGCTCGGTGCCATAGTTTTAGCCGAGCAAGTCCACCTTGGAag ccTGATTGGAGCCATTATCATAGTGTTTGGTCTTTATTCTCTGGTGTGGGGCAAAAGCAAAGATCCAAAAGGTTTGGCAGCCTCGGAGGATCCACTTGATGAGACAACTAGTAGTGTGAGTCTGGAATTGCCTGTCACAATCACTAGTAGTACTAAATCATCCACCAAAATTACTGAATGCTGA
- the LOC107404632 gene encoding gamma-glutamylcyclotransferase 2-3 isoform X3 translates to MVMWVFGYGSLIWKTGFKYDESLVGFIKGYRRVFYQGSTDHRGTPEYPGRTVTLEPADGEVCHLEVREKQYDKKAYLDFFTESMATTPAISGVMVYIASPDKKTNVNYLGPASIEEIAKQIVQAEGPSGPNRDYLFQLEKALLQFGCKDKHVIDLAGEVRRILAETELTSS, encoded by the exons ATGGTGATGTGGGTATTTGGGTATGGCTCTCTTATATGGAAAACCGGCTTTAAGTACGATGAAAGCCTTGTGGGTTTCATCAAAGGCTATCGCCGTGTCTTCTATCAAG GCAGTACCGACCACAGAGGAACACCAGAGTACCCAGGACGTACGGTGACATTGGAGCCTGCAGATGGGGAAGTCTGT CATTTAGAAGTAAGGGAGAAGCAATATGACAAGAAGGCTTACCTTGATTTTTTCACT gAATCTATGGCTACTACTCCAGCTATTTCAGGAGTAATGGT ATACATTGCCTCTCCAGACAAGAAAACCAACGTGAACTATTTGGGGCCCGCATCCATCGAGGAGATCGCTAA ACAAATTGTTCAAGCTGAAGGCCCCTCAGGACCCAATAGGGACTACCTTTTTCAGCTTGAAAAAGCTCTTCTCCAATTTG GTTGCAAAGACAAACATGTAATAGATCTTGCTGGTGAAGTGAGACGTATACTTGCGGAGACGGAGCTGACTTCCTCATAA
- the LOC107404632 gene encoding gamma-glutamylcyclotransferase 2-3 isoform X1 translates to MVMWVFGYGSLIWKTGFKYDESLVGFIKGYRRVFYQGSTDHRGTPEYPGRTVTLEPADGEVCWGVAYKISKKEDEEIALTHLEVREKQYDKKAYLDFFTESMATTPAISGVMVYIASPDKKTNVNYLGPASIEEIAKQIVQAEGPSGPNRDYLFQLEKALLQFGCKDKHVIDLAGEVRRILAETELTSS, encoded by the exons ATGGTGATGTGGGTATTTGGGTATGGCTCTCTTATATGGAAAACCGGCTTTAAGTACGATGAAAGCCTTGTGGGTTTCATCAAAGGCTATCGCCGTGTCTTCTATCAAG GCAGTACCGACCACAGAGGAACACCAGAGTACCCAGGACGTACGGTGACATTGGAGCCTGCAGATGGGGAAGTCTGT TGGGGGGTTGCCTACAAAATCTCCAAGAAGGAAGATGAAGAAATTGCACTAACG CATTTAGAAGTAAGGGAGAAGCAATATGACAAGAAGGCTTACCTTGATTTTTTCACT gAATCTATGGCTACTACTCCAGCTATTTCAGGAGTAATGGT ATACATTGCCTCTCCAGACAAGAAAACCAACGTGAACTATTTGGGGCCCGCATCCATCGAGGAGATCGCTAA ACAAATTGTTCAAGCTGAAGGCCCCTCAGGACCCAATAGGGACTACCTTTTTCAGCTTGAAAAAGCTCTTCTCCAATTTG GTTGCAAAGACAAACATGTAATAGATCTTGCTGGTGAAGTGAGACGTATACTTGCGGAGACGGAGCTGACTTCCTCATAA
- the LOC107404632 gene encoding gamma-glutamylcyclotransferase 2-3 isoform X2, which yields MVMWVFGYGSLIWKTGFKYDESLVGFIKGYRRVFYQGSTDHRGTPEYPGRTVTLEPADGEVCWGVAYKISKKEDEEIALTHLEVREKQYDKKAYLDFFTESMATTPAISGVMVYIASPDKKTNVNYLGPASIEEIAKQIVQAEGPSGPNRDYLFQLEKALLQFGKFFQVLLN from the exons ATGGTGATGTGGGTATTTGGGTATGGCTCTCTTATATGGAAAACCGGCTTTAAGTACGATGAAAGCCTTGTGGGTTTCATCAAAGGCTATCGCCGTGTCTTCTATCAAG GCAGTACCGACCACAGAGGAACACCAGAGTACCCAGGACGTACGGTGACATTGGAGCCTGCAGATGGGGAAGTCTGT TGGGGGGTTGCCTACAAAATCTCCAAGAAGGAAGATGAAGAAATTGCACTAACG CATTTAGAAGTAAGGGAGAAGCAATATGACAAGAAGGCTTACCTTGATTTTTTCACT gAATCTATGGCTACTACTCCAGCTATTTCAGGAGTAATGGT ATACATTGCCTCTCCAGACAAGAAAACCAACGTGAACTATTTGGGGCCCGCATCCATCGAGGAGATCGCTAA ACAAATTGTTCAAGCTGAAGGCCCCTCAGGACCCAATAGGGACTACCTTTTTCAGCTTGAAAAAGCTCTTCTCCAATTTGGCAAGTTCTTTCAAGTCCTCttgaattaa